One window of the Zea mays cultivar B73 chromosome 3, Zm-B73-REFERENCE-NAM-5.0, whole genome shotgun sequence genome contains the following:
- the LOC103651972 gene encoding exocyst complex component EXO70A1, translating into MPREPWQRAHAHSGLGPRHRSTPGSRCALFRPRDEDGGENHRDDRVRGGWLGHTAASSQFPSDMEGCVHEGRPSRRYYLPIAGDSCVRGSYPASSRYLTGGNSSRGSMASCAREEADSLERELHSIERSIVIPICLNREAREFFPDRGRGTPELLDRYLAAAKRLQRLDTSGDIDQRKKSLLKTVMSCLADEFCHLKVWKLDDAAMRDHSPASIWDAAASARRSRGGRSLDDSRMSYSSSGSFTASGGTSDASYGSYCRGLGEEPSVHSHNTFAAGMIYVDPRSLSILRDIASAMFGSRHEDVLRAAFDRHCAQLARYIEILDIDNIFGYQMEESREVLLEAWTSTMHIIISFLSEMQRQLNRHDFGSFDRIKEEYFLAIARVTAMKLLSSASSIGFQVSPPTDKPCENSYGGAARRGLSKMVDVVMVYQALDHGLPAILSLLSGETKELVVAEAEGLIKRLSEAFAKSSDELNKTVRSQLLFIADTGVHRFTKRIVDHVRFLVQHRRAVYPMLLADGRRRLEPFGELVTRLVLSLEFTLSVNSKSLQLRQGQEQIFLLNNVHFILVEAEKDAELVLILGESWFLRCQDQFDQFIAGYLDVSWTPVLSSLERKTRFSVMLWPHQLLCKLTSAFEVTCSAHKNWKVADPLLRDRLREAVSHKVLPLLYRMQVECGSEKLHKSATYSVDQIKSQLLKLFEG; encoded by the exons ATGCCAAGGGAGCCGTGGCAACGTGCCCACGCGCACAGTGGCCTTGGTCCGCGCCACCGTTCCACACCGGGCAGTCGTTGCGCGCTGTTCCGGCCGCGCGATGAGGACGGCGGGGAGAATCACCGAGATGATCGCGTTCGGGGAGGGTGGCTTGGCCACACCGCCGCGAGCTCCCAGTTCCCCAGCGACATGGAGGGCTGTGTCCATGAGGGCCGCCCTTCTCGCCGGTACTACCTCCCCATCGCTGGTGACTCTTGTGTTCGTGGAAGCTATCCAGCTTCTTCCCGGTACCTCACCGGCGGTAACTCGTCCCGGGGATCGATGGCATCGTGTGCAAG GGAGGAAGCCGATAGCTTAGAGCGTGAGCTTCACAGCATCGAGAGATCCATCGTCATCCCGATATGCCTGAACCGCGAGGCCAGGGAGTTCTTCCCGGACAGGGGCAGGGGCACCCCGGAGCTCCTCGACAGATACCTCGCTGCTGCGAAGCGGCTGCAGCGGCTGGACACGTCAGGAGACATCGATCAGCGCAAGAAGAGCCTCCTCAAGACGGTCATGTCTTGCCTCGCCGACGAGTTCTGCCACCTCAAGGTGTGGAAGCTGGACGACGCCGCGATGAGGGACCACTCGCCGGCCTCCATCTGGGATGCCGCCGCGTCCGCCAGGCGCAGCCGCGGTGGTCGTTCCCTGGACGACTCACGGATGAGCTACTCGTCCTCTGGGTCCTTCACGGCCAGCGGCGGCACAAGCGATGCCAGCTATGGCTCCTACTGCAGGGGTCTAGGTGAAGAGCCGTCGGTCCATAGTCACAACACGTTCGCAGCTGGAATGATCTATGTCGACCCTAGGTCGTTGTCGATCCTCCGTGATATTGCGAGCGCCATGTTTGGGAGCCGACATGAAGATGTTCTACGAGCAGCTTTTGATCGACACTGCGCTCAACTCGCGAG GTACATCGAAATACTTGACATCGACAACATTTTCGGATATCAAATGGAAGAATCAAGAGAAGTTCTACTGGAAGCCTGGACATCCACAATGCACATCATCATTAGTTTCCTCAGCGAGATGCAGAGGCAACTGAACCGACATGACTTTGGCTCCTTCGACAGAATCAAGGAGGAATATTTCCTGGCAATCGCGAGGGTAACTGCCATGAAGCTGCTCAGCTCAGCTAGTTCTATCGGCTTTCAGGTGAGCCCACCAACCGACAAGCCATGCGAGAACAGTTACGGCGGCGCTGCTAGACGTGGTCTATCCAAAATGGTAGATGTGGTGATGGTGTACCAGGCACTGGATCACGGTTTGCCAGCAATCTTATCACTGCTGTCGGGGGAAACTAAGGAGCTCGTCGTTGCAGAGGCTGAAGGGCTTATCAAGAGACTGTCGGAAGCGTTCGCCAAATCATCAGATGAGCTGAACAAAACTGTCAGGTCGCAGCTCTTGTTCATCGCCGACACCGGTGTCCATCGTTTCACGAAGCGCATCGTGGATCATGTACGGTTCCTGGTTCAGCACAGGAGGGCGGTCTATCCGATGCTACTAGCGGACGGCCGTCGTCGTCTAGAACCGTTTGGTGAACTGGTGACGCGGCTGGTCTTGTCTCTGGAGTTCACGTTGAGCGTGAATTCTAAGAGCCTGCAGCTTCGGCAGGGGCAGGAGCAAATATTTCTTCTGAACAACGTGCACTTCATCCTCGTGGAGGCCGAGAAGGACGCGGAGTTGGTACTGATCCTGGGAGAAAGCTGGTTCTTGCGGTGCCAGGACCAATTCGACCAGTTCATAGCGGGCTACCTGGACGTGTCTTGGACGCCGGTTTTGTCGTCGCTGGAGAGGAAAACCCGGTTCTCGGTGATGCTGTGGCCTCACCAGCTGTTGTGCAAGCTCACTTCAGCTTTCGAGGTGACTTGCAGCGCGCACAAGAACTGGAAAGTCGCCGATCCTCTGTTGCGGGACAGGTTGCGCGAAGCGGTGTCTCACAAGGTTCTCCCGTTGTTGTACCGAATGCAGGTGGAGTGTGGCTCCGAGAAGCTGCACAAGTCCGCAACGTACAGCGTAGATCAAATAAAGTCTCAGCTGCTGAAATTGTTCGAGGGTTGA
- the LOC103651973 gene encoding uncharacterized protein, translating into MADLLGDPAWPQLHAQPCTDTPRLGLKCELAPDDACVLRATRLHLGPNVATPPCRPKARLDPASLRGLPHLRTLSIFGCFGAAQPPSSCRPRWISHRGDVTCVSRVITSRAMV; encoded by the exons ATGGCGGACCTCCTCGGCGACCCGGCGTGGCCGCAGCTCCACGCGCAGCCCTGCACCGACACGCCAAGGCTGGGCCTGAAGTGCGAGCTCGCGCCCGACGACGCGTGTGTGCTCCGCGCTACCCGCCTCCACCTGGGCCCCAACGTCGCCACCCCGCCCTGTAGGCCTAAGGCTAGGCTCGACCCCGCCTCGCTGCGCGGCCTACCGCACCTCCGGACGCTCTCCATCTTTGGCTGTTTTGGCGCCGCCCAGCCCCCGTCGAGCTGCCGCCCTCGCT ggataagccatcGTGGCGACGTCACTTGTgtctcacgggtgataaccagcaGAGcaatggtgtag